From the Lepisosteus oculatus isolate fLepOcu1 chromosome 1, fLepOcu1.hap2, whole genome shotgun sequence genome, one window contains:
- the itgb7 gene encoding integrin beta-7, whose amino-acid sequence MRGGWLTVALVGLLHSAGLKRSAALGKPEACRPQPSCNECIRSPGCAWCKQQNFLKWGESNLHRCDTRAVLAQRGCDTVHLIDPRSSQEKFKDKELHSGSGGQSVVQLRPQSLHLKLRLGEPHSFTVNFKRAEGYPIDLYYLMDLSYSMKDDLENIKKLGQEILSTLQKVTNSVRIGFGCFVDKVAMPYVSTVKSKLRNPCPTRMDTCQPAFSFRNVLPLTDNAKEFEKKVSTQNISGNLDPPEAGLDALMQAAVCQEQIGWKNVTRILVYTSDDTFHTAGDGKLAGIYFPNDGLCHLNSEGLYEKSTEYDYPSVGHLSQVLAANNIQLIFAVNDKSVPIYKALHKLIPQSVVGELKDDSSNVVQLISDAYNNLSSTIYLEHQQLPQGLDITYDSHCGDGSTARGQRRAECTNIKINQAINFTVTVNSTACLDQPQTFVIKPQGINEELYVTVETLCHCDCKDHQPAAAYCSMGNGTLECGVCSCSRGRVGRHCECESKQPGDSTEGLDVSCRATNTSAPCSGRGDCMCGLCMCHGNSLHGQYCQCDDASCDRHNNKICGGNGQCECGKCRCNPGFDGTACECSTATDACGGGSGELCSGNGVCECNRCRCKEGYYGQLCTGCHNCKDDCEKFNECVTCKAKGTENCNSDCMGVQVKIVEEVKEFSCRVGSYVFRIERDSSTGLPAVIYFSDAPTTIDKTYVIVGSAVSGIILIGLAIIILYRISVEVYDRREYQNFLKEQQNVRWKETHNPLFKDATTTVVNPMFQDT is encoded by the exons ATGAGAGGAGGCTGGCTGACTGTGGCGCTGGTGGGTCTGCTGCACAGCGCTGGGCTCAAGCGAAGTGCAGCCCTGG GCAAGCCAGAAGCGTGTCGGCCCCAGCCCTCCTGTAATGAGTGCATCAGGAGCCCGGGATGTGCGTGGTGCAAGCAGCAG AACTTCCTGAAGTGGGGCGAGTCGAACCTGCACCGCTGTGACACGAGAGCTGTGCTGGCGCAGAGGGGGTGCGACACTGTCCACCTCATCGACCCCAGGAGCAGCCAGGAAAAGTTCAAGGACAAGGAGCTCCACAGCGGGAGTGGGGGGCAGTCCGTGGTGCAGCTGCGCCCCCAGAGCCTGCACCTCAAACTGCGCCTAG GGGAGCCCCACAGCTTCACGGTGAACTTCAAGCGCGCGGAGGGCTACCCCATCGACCTCTACTACCTCATGGACCTGTCCTACTCCATGAAGGACGACCTGGAGAACATCAAGAAGCTGGGCCAGGAGATCCTCAGCACGCTCCAGAAGGTCACCAATTCCGTGAGGATCG GGTTCGGCTGTTTCGTGGACAAGGTGGCGATGCCCTACGTGAGCACGGTGAAGTCCAAGCTGCGCAACCCGTGCCCGACCCGCATGGACACCTGCCAGCCGGCCTTCAGCTTCCGCAACGTGCTGCCGCTCACGGACAACGCCAAGGAGTTCGAGAAGAAAGTCAGCACCCAGAACATCTCGGGCAACCTGGACCCCCCCGAGGCTGGCCTGGACGCTCTGATGCAAGCCGCTGTGTGTCAG gaacaaATTGGCTGGAAGAATGTAACCCGAATCCTGGTCTACACTTCCGACGACACCTTCCACACAGCAGGAGACGGGAAGCTGGCCGGGATCTATTTCCCTAACGATGGCCTCTGCCACCTGAACAGCGAGGGGTTGTACGAGAAGAGCACAGAATAT GACTACCCCTCTGTGGGTCACCTCTCTCAGGTCCTTGCAGCCAACAACATCCAGCTCATCTTCGCCGTCAATGACAAGAGCGTTCCTATCTACAAG GCCCTCCATAAGCTGATTCCTCAGTCTGTGGTGGGAGAGTTGAAAGATGACTCCAGCAACGTTGTCCAGCTGATATCCGATGCCTATAAT AACCTCTCCTCCACCATCTACCTGGAGCACCAGCAGCTGCCCCAGGGCCTGGACATCACCTACGACTCGCACTGCGGGGACGGCTCCACCGCCCGTGGGCAGAGGAGAGCTGAGTGCACCAACATCAAGATCAATCAGGCG atcAATTTCACGGTGACCGTCAACAGCACTGCCTGCCTGGACCAGCCGCAGACGTTTGTCATCAAGCCGCAGGGCATCAACGAGGAGCTGTACGTCACCGTGGAGACGCTGTGCCACTGCGACTGCAAGGACCACCAGCCAGCCGCCGCCTACTGCAGCATGGGCAACGGCACGCTGGAGTGCGGAGTGTGCAG ctgctccagggggcgCGTGGGCCGGCACTGTGAGTGCGAGAGCAAGCAGCCGGGGGACAGCACGGAGGGCCTGGACGTGTCCTGCCGCGCCACCAACACCTCCGCGCCGTGCAGCGGCAGGGGGGACTGCATGTGCGGCCTGTGCATGTGCCACGGCAACAGCCTGCATGGCCAATACTGCCAGTGCGACGACGCCAGCTGTGACCGGCACAACAACAAGATCTGCGGGG GCAACGGGCAATGTGAGTGTGGGAAGTGCAGGTGTAACCCCGGCTTCGACGGCACGGCCTGCGAGTGCTCCACGGCCACGGACGCCTGCGGGGGGGGGAGCGGCGAGCTCTGTAGCGGGAACGGGGTGTGTGAGTGCAACCGCTGCAGGTGCAAGGAGGGCTACTACGGCCAGCTCTGCACCGGCTGCCATAACTGCAAGGACGACTGCGAAAAGTTCAA TGAGTGTGTGACGTGCAAAGCGAAGGGGACCGAGAACTGCAACTCCGACTGCATGGGGGTCCAGGTCAAAATTGTGGAGGAAGTCAAAGAGTTCTCCTGTCGCGTCGGCTCCTATGTCTTCAGGATCGAGCGGGACTCCAGCACAGGCCTGCCAGCGGTCATCTACTTTTCCGATGCTCCAA CGACCATCGATAAGACCTATGTGATCGTGGGCAGTGCAGTCTCTGGGATAATCCTGATTGGCCTGGCCATCATCATCCTATACCGCATTAGTGTGGAGGTGTACGACCGCCGGGAGTACCAGAACTTCCTGAAGGAGCAGCAGAACGTCAGATGGAAAGAG ACTCACAACCCGCTGTTCAAGGATGCCACAACCACCGTGGTCAATCCCATGTTTCAAGACACATAG